One region of Ornithinibacter aureus genomic DNA includes:
- the tatC gene encoding twin-arginine translocase subunit TatC — protein MARLRRRPRDPEGRMTLGEHFREFRRRLFICAASVFVASIVAGYFYDEVFAFLQAPFRAYAESNPGVTASLNFAEATAALSNLISLSIFVGVIAASPIILWQAWAFIVPGLTGKEKRISLAFLAATIPLFLLGCWLGYAILPQSLAILYGFSPDGTSNIQQVSMYFSFVTRFILVFGVGFLFPVVLVGLNVIGVLPAQRLLAGWRIAVVFIFVFAAVATPTADPFTMFVFAAPLTVLYFAAWFVARLLDKRKEKARPDWLDVDDNEASPL, from the coding sequence ATGGCTCGTCTTCGTCGGCGCCCTCGCGACCCCGAGGGCCGCATGACGCTGGGCGAGCACTTCCGCGAGTTCCGGCGTCGGCTGTTCATCTGCGCCGCCTCGGTGTTCGTCGCCTCGATCGTCGCCGGCTACTTCTACGACGAGGTGTTCGCCTTCCTTCAGGCACCCTTCAGGGCGTACGCCGAATCCAATCCCGGGGTCACCGCGAGCCTGAACTTCGCCGAGGCGACAGCGGCTCTGTCCAACCTCATCAGCCTGTCGATCTTCGTCGGGGTCATCGCGGCGAGCCCGATCATCCTGTGGCAGGCCTGGGCCTTCATCGTGCCCGGCCTGACCGGCAAGGAGAAGCGCATCTCCTTGGCCTTCCTCGCGGCGACCATCCCGTTGTTCCTGCTGGGCTGCTGGCTCGGCTACGCGATCCTGCCGCAGTCGCTGGCGATCCTCTACGGCTTCAGCCCGGATGGAACGTCGAACATCCAGCAGGTGTCGATGTACTTCTCGTTCGTCACCCGCTTCATCCTCGTGTTCGGCGTCGGCTTCCTCTTCCCGGTCGTGCTGGTCGGCCTCAACGTCATCGGGGTGCTGCCTGCGCAGCGCCTGCTCGCGGGCTGGCGCATCGCGGTGGTGTTCATCTTCGTGTTCGCGGCCGTCGCCACTCCCACTGCCGACCCGTTCACGATGTTCGTCTTCGCGGCGCCGCTCACGGTGTTGTACTTCGCGGCCTGGTTCGTCGCCCGCCTGCTCGACAAGCGCAAGGAGAAGGCGCGCCCCGACTGGCTCGACGTCGACGACAACGAGGCCTCCCCCCTGTAA
- a CDS encoding helix-turn-helix transcriptional regulator, with product MAGFATESATARLARLLTMVPWLVNRQGIDLRQAADDLGVSVDQLEADLNLLFLCGYGQMPDELIEADWEEGRVFIGNADTIARPLRLGVDEAVTLIVGLRALREVPGLGDRDAVERALAKLEDAAGSAAAPAARVRAEVADGGSSEVLARVRRAVTDRRRVHLRYLVPARDEATERDVDPMRVVGMDGRWYLEGWCHRAGDTRMFRLDRIEELTVLDVDGTPPAHARERDLSEGTFRPAADDLLVTVHLLPGATWVADYYPVESSEEISAADGGGLMVRLRTADTAWLRRLVWRLGGRGVVLDPPQVVAEVAAGAAAALTAYGEG from the coding sequence ATGGCTGGTTTCGCGACGGAGAGCGCCACCGCCCGGCTGGCGCGCCTGCTGACGATGGTGCCGTGGCTGGTCAACCGCCAGGGCATCGACCTGCGCCAGGCGGCCGACGACCTCGGGGTCAGCGTCGACCAGCTCGAAGCCGACCTCAACCTGCTCTTCCTGTGCGGTTACGGGCAGATGCCCGACGAGCTGATCGAGGCCGACTGGGAGGAGGGCCGGGTCTTCATCGGCAACGCCGACACCATCGCCCGGCCCCTGCGGCTGGGGGTCGACGAGGCGGTGACCCTGATCGTGGGCCTGCGGGCGCTGCGCGAGGTTCCCGGCCTGGGCGATCGTGATGCCGTCGAGCGGGCCCTGGCCAAGCTCGAGGATGCCGCGGGGTCGGCTGCCGCTCCCGCCGCGCGAGTGCGGGCCGAGGTGGCCGACGGCGGTTCGTCGGAGGTGCTGGCCCGAGTGCGCCGGGCCGTCACCGACCGGCGCCGCGTGCACCTGCGCTACCTCGTGCCTGCCCGCGACGAGGCCACCGAGCGCGACGTCGACCCCATGCGCGTGGTGGGCATGGACGGCCGGTGGTACCTCGAGGGCTGGTGCCATCGGGCGGGGGACACCCGGATGTTCCGGCTGGACCGCATCGAGGAGCTCACGGTCCTCGACGTCGACGGAACCCCGCCCGCCCACGCCCGTGAACGTGACCTCTCGGAAGGCACCTTCCGTCCGGCAGCGGACGACCTCCTGGTCACGGTCCACCTGTTGCCGGGGGCGACCTGGGTGGCCGACTACTACCCGGTCGAGTCCAGCGAGGAGATCTCGGCCGCTGACGGCGGCGGCCTCATGGTGCGGCTGCGCACCGCGGACACCGCCTGGCTGCGGCGTCTGGTCTGGCGTCTGGGCGGACGTGGTGTCGTGCTCGACCCGCCGCAGGTGGTCGCCGAGGTGGCGGCCGGGGCCGCTGCCGCCCTCACGGCGTACGGGGAGGGCTGA
- a CDS encoding HNH endonuclease signature motif containing protein has product MDMQPLSLVERRSRVEAAREALTGITQVLYQCSGPELAEVLGVVDAVVAQGVAARVAITAEALGRGEVEAAGVNATAWVRDHAPSLRQGGAADVATIAGLLAPAHARWGGDAGGLDADSPEGIVADAVVSAVVSPGLGCAAVREMTRLGPFLLDEVKPTVVRSMLELGAAWGSGMLRRLRPRLLAQYGAPGVFDDLQERLASAARLSAPFVESGDLTEYQLWMTPEQAAALEAAIGPLSAPAPNDVTGERDLRPLGQRRVEALTQVCQRSSALDGDQHGGADGAAGSAHAVHVIMSLADLQARTGCGEVVGSTATGTILSPQVLRRLSCDADLIPHVLGSAGEDLDLGRVVRLFTRAQRRRLLRRDRGCTYPGCTAPVAWAKAHHVVHWADGGLSDIDNAALLCQRHHTVVHQRRFIAQVNPTPDEHGRYVIWDLTHGSYDRHLEHRRAERAINDPPPLTPERLRTLIAAIHDDDPDEQRWARYELHESYPDDPWPDDLDVEPWWGPDSASDDAPTSGALPV; this is encoded by the coding sequence ATGGACATGCAGCCGTTGAGCCTGGTGGAGCGTCGCTCCCGGGTCGAGGCTGCCCGTGAGGCACTGACGGGGATCACGCAGGTGCTGTACCAGTGCTCGGGGCCCGAGCTGGCTGAGGTGCTGGGTGTGGTCGATGCCGTGGTGGCCCAGGGGGTTGCGGCGCGGGTCGCGATCACCGCGGAGGCGTTGGGTCGTGGTGAGGTCGAGGCGGCCGGGGTGAACGCGACGGCGTGGGTGCGTGATCACGCGCCGTCGTTGCGGCAGGGCGGCGCGGCGGATGTCGCGACGATCGCGGGGCTGCTGGCCCCGGCGCACGCGCGGTGGGGTGGCGACGCCGGTGGGCTGGATGCGGACTCACCCGAGGGGATCGTCGCGGATGCCGTGGTGAGCGCGGTGGTGTCGCCGGGTTTGGGGTGTGCGGCGGTGCGGGAGATGACCCGACTGGGCCCGTTCCTGCTCGATGAGGTCAAGCCGACGGTGGTGCGCTCCATGCTCGAGCTGGGTGCGGCGTGGGGTTCTGGGATGCTGCGCCGGCTGCGGCCCAGGCTGCTCGCGCAGTACGGCGCGCCGGGGGTGTTCGATGACCTGCAGGAACGGTTGGCGTCGGCGGCGCGGCTGTCCGCACCGTTCGTGGAGTCCGGAGACCTCACCGAGTACCAGCTGTGGATGACGCCGGAGCAGGCGGCAGCGTTGGAGGCGGCGATCGGCCCGCTCAGCGCCCCCGCCCCCAACGACGTGACCGGGGAACGTGACCTGCGCCCGCTCGGGCAGCGGCGGGTCGAGGCACTGACGCAGGTGTGTCAGCGCTCCAGCGCCCTCGATGGTGACCAGCACGGCGGCGCGGACGGTGCCGCCGGGTCCGCGCACGCGGTCCACGTCATCATGTCGCTTGCGGACCTGCAGGCACGCACCGGGTGTGGCGAGGTCGTGGGGTCCACCGCGACCGGGACCATCCTGTCGCCGCAGGTGCTGCGGCGCCTGTCCTGCGACGCCGACCTGATCCCCCACGTGCTGGGCAGCGCGGGGGAAGACCTCGACCTGGGCCGGGTGGTTCGCCTGTTCACCCGGGCGCAACGACGCCGGTTGCTGCGCCGCGACCGCGGGTGCACCTACCCCGGGTGCACCGCCCCCGTAGCCTGGGCCAAAGCGCACCACGTCGTGCACTGGGCTGATGGTGGGCTCAGCGACATCGACAACGCTGCCCTGCTGTGCCAACGCCACCACACGGTGGTCCACCAGCGCCGGTTCATCGCGCAGGTGAACCCCACCCCCGACGAGCACGGCCGGTACGTCATCTGGGACCTCACCCACGGCAGCTACGACCGACACCTCGAGCACAGACGCGCTGAACGGGCCATCAACGACCCGCCACCACTGACCCCCGAGCGGCTCCGAACACTCATCGCCGCGATCCACGACGACGACCCCGACGAACAACGCTGGGCCCGCTACGAACTCCACGAGTCATACCCCGACGACCCATGGCCCGACGACCTCGACGTCGAGCCGTGGTGGGGACCAGACAGCGCCAGCGATGACGCCCCCACCAGCGGAGCACTGCCGGTCTGA
- a CDS encoding DEAD/DEAH box helicase, with amino-acid sequence MSSPAERYAAAAARNRRERSELARFTASLDFPLDDFQLRACEAVELGKGVLVAAPTGAGKTMVGEFAVHLALATGRKAFYTTPIKALSNQKFHDLVRVHGAANVGLLTGDSSVNGEAPIVVMTTEVLRNMMYAGSRTLEGLGFVVMDEVHYLADRFRGAVWEEVIIHLPEHVQVVSLSATVSNAEEFGDWLAEVRGNHEVVVSEHRPVPLYQHVLVGTTMFDLFAGNRVNPDLLTAIRSAEERGRWQDEPRRGGGGRGGPRGGPRGGGRGPGGGAGGRGFARGARPGGGASRAEVIEELDRDGLLPAITFIFSRVGCEAAVGQLLAAGTRLVPEREGLRIRRLVEERVDSLASEDLMVLGYFDFVEGLSRGFAAHHAGMLPLFREIVEELFTAGRIRAVFATETLALGINMPARTVVLEKLVKYNGEAHVDITPAEYTQLTGRAGRRGIDIEGHAVVQWARGVDPLAVGGLASARTYPLRSSFRPTYNMAVNLVSQVGREVAREILETSFAQFQADRAVVGIATKLRRNEEGLHDYDEAMHCHLGDFREYAALRRSLADAEKDGVRARSASRRAEAALSLEALKIGDVIRIPAGRRAGWAVVVQPARTGRGAPTGPSVVTEDKQFRRLTTVDVPEPVEPMARVSVPAHFNPKSPKSRRDLATSLRVAAPHGLDDAPSRRSRRGGAGGAGGDNEPEHVRMLREQLRAHPCHQCPDREAHARWAERWWRLKRETVGLQRKVEGRTNTVARTFDRICDALEALGYLDGNGTAVTERGERLRRLYTEKDLLAAECLRHDVWKLLDAPSLAAAVSALVHEPRHQEAEVSPRMPNDDVAAALTAMERLWSQIEDLETEHDLPTTSMPDGGMAWMVHRWASGDRLDAVLRGQEMAAGDFVRRCKQLVDLLDQVAKASTDAVVRRTARSAIDGVLRGVVAADRLD; translated from the coding sequence ATGTCCAGCCCCGCCGAGAGGTACGCCGCGGCAGCGGCCCGCAATCGCCGGGAACGCAGCGAACTCGCGCGCTTCACGGCATCCCTCGACTTTCCCCTCGACGACTTCCAGCTGCGGGCCTGCGAGGCGGTCGAGCTCGGCAAGGGCGTGCTCGTCGCGGCGCCCACGGGGGCCGGCAAGACCATGGTCGGCGAGTTCGCCGTGCACCTGGCCCTCGCGACCGGTCGCAAGGCGTTCTACACCACCCCCATCAAGGCCCTGTCGAACCAGAAGTTCCACGACCTCGTGCGGGTGCACGGGGCCGCGAACGTCGGTCTGCTGACGGGAGATTCGTCGGTCAACGGCGAGGCTCCGATCGTCGTCATGACCACCGAGGTGCTGCGCAACATGATGTATGCCGGGTCGCGCACCCTCGAGGGGCTCGGCTTCGTCGTCATGGACGAGGTGCACTACCTCGCCGACCGGTTCCGCGGGGCCGTGTGGGAGGAGGTGATCATCCACCTGCCCGAGCACGTGCAGGTGGTGTCGCTGTCGGCAACCGTGAGCAATGCCGAGGAGTTCGGTGACTGGCTGGCGGAGGTGCGGGGCAACCACGAGGTCGTCGTGTCCGAGCACCGCCCGGTGCCGCTGTACCAGCACGTCCTCGTCGGCACGACGATGTTCGACCTGTTCGCCGGAAACCGGGTCAATCCCGACCTGCTGACCGCCATCCGCAGCGCCGAGGAACGCGGACGGTGGCAGGACGAGCCCCGACGCGGCGGGGGAGGACGTGGCGGGCCCCGTGGTGGTCCGCGTGGGGGCGGCCGTGGCCCGGGTGGAGGCGCGGGGGGTCGAGGTTTCGCCCGCGGCGCTCGGCCCGGTGGTGGCGCGAGCCGGGCCGAGGTCATCGAGGAGCTCGACCGTGACGGGCTGCTGCCGGCCATCACCTTCATCTTCAGCCGGGTCGGGTGCGAGGCCGCCGTCGGCCAGCTGCTCGCCGCCGGGACCCGGCTGGTGCCCGAACGCGAGGGGCTGCGAATCCGGCGTCTCGTCGAGGAGCGGGTGGACTCCCTGGCCAGTGAGGACCTCATGGTGCTCGGCTACTTCGACTTCGTCGAGGGCCTGTCGCGGGGGTTCGCCGCGCACCACGCCGGCATGCTGCCGCTGTTCCGCGAGATCGTCGAGGAGCTGTTCACGGCGGGGCGCATCCGTGCGGTGTTCGCCACCGAGACCCTTGCCCTGGGCATCAACATGCCGGCCCGCACCGTGGTGCTGGAGAAGCTCGTCAAGTACAACGGCGAGGCCCACGTCGACATCACCCCCGCCGAGTACACCCAGCTCACCGGGCGTGCCGGGCGTCGTGGCATCGACATCGAGGGCCACGCGGTGGTGCAGTGGGCCCGGGGAGTCGACCCGCTGGCGGTCGGTGGTCTGGCCTCGGCCCGAACCTACCCGCTGCGCTCGAGCTTTCGCCCCACCTACAACATGGCCGTCAACCTCGTGTCCCAGGTGGGTCGTGAGGTGGCCCGCGAGATCCTCGAGACGTCGTTCGCCCAGTTCCAGGCCGACCGGGCAGTGGTCGGCATCGCCACGAAGCTGCGCCGCAACGAGGAGGGGCTGCACGACTACGACGAGGCGATGCACTGCCACCTCGGCGACTTCCGTGAGTACGCCGCCCTGCGCCGCAGCCTCGCCGACGCGGAGAAGGACGGGGTGCGGGCGCGCTCGGCGTCCCGCCGAGCCGAGGCCGCACTGTCGCTGGAGGCCCTGAAGATCGGCGACGTCATCCGCATCCCCGCCGGGCGTCGAGCCGGGTGGGCCGTCGTCGTTCAACCGGCCCGCACCGGGCGGGGCGCGCCCACCGGGCCGAGCGTGGTGACCGAGGACAAGCAGTTCCGCCGGCTGACCACCGTCGACGTCCCCGAGCCGGTCGAGCCGATGGCCAGGGTGAGCGTGCCCGCCCACTTCAACCCCAAGTCACCGAAGTCCCGCCGTGACCTCGCGACGTCGCTGCGGGTCGCTGCGCCGCACGGGCTCGACGACGCACCGTCGCGTCGTTCGCGTCGTGGTGGCGCTGGTGGCGCTGGTGGCGACAACGAGCCCGAGCACGTGCGGATGCTGCGTGAGCAGCTGCGCGCGCACCCCTGCCACCAGTGCCCGGACCGGGAGGCCCACGCCCGGTGGGCAGAGCGCTGGTGGCGTCTGAAGCGCGAGACCGTGGGCCTTCAGCGCAAGGTCGAGGGCCGCACGAACACCGTGGCCCGCACCTTCGATCGCATCTGCGACGCGCTCGAGGCCCTGGGCTACCTCGACGGGAACGGCACCGCGGTCACCGAGCGGGGAGAGCGACTGCGCCGGCTCTACACCGAGAAGGACCTGTTGGCTGCGGAGTGCCTGCGGCACGATGTGTGGAAGCTGCTCGACGCGCCCTCGCTCGCGGCCGCGGTCTCGGCGCTCGTGCACGAACCGCGGCACCAGGAGGCCGAGGTCTCGCCGAGGATGCCCAATGACGATGTCGCTGCGGCCCTCACCGCGATGGAGCGGCTCTGGTCGCAGATCGAGGACCTCGAGACCGAGCACGACCTGCCGACCACCTCGATGCCCGACGGCGGGATGGCCTGGATGGTGCACCGCTGGGCCTCCGGTGACCGACTCGACGCCGTCCTGCGCGGGCAGGAGATGGCCGCCGGTGACTTCGTGCGACGCTGCAAGCAGCTCGTGGACCTGCTCGACCAGGTGGCCAAGGCCAGCACCGACGCCGTGGTGCGGCGCACCGCCCGGTCCGCGATCGACGGGGTCCTGCGTGGCGTCGTCGCGGCCGACCGCCTCGACTGA
- the tatA gene encoding Sec-independent protein translocase subunit TatA, with protein MGRIGPTEIIIVAVLIILIFGWKKLPDAARSLGRSARVFKSEVDEMKKESEAAKSDASSTTVKGEPIEPASSVDRAIPTTEGNAVRENAPRTDNQSGPVA; from the coding sequence ATGGGCAGGATCGGACCCACCGAGATCATCATCGTCGCGGTGCTCATCATCCTCATCTTCGGATGGAAGAAGCTCCCGGATGCCGCGCGCAGCCTCGGCCGCTCGGCTCGCGTGTTCAAGTCCGAGGTCGACGAGATGAAGAAGGAGTCCGAGGCCGCCAAGTCGGACGCCTCGAGCACCACCGTCAAGGGTGAGCCCATCGAGCCGGCGTCCAGCGTCGACCGCGCGATCCCGACCACCGAGGGCAACGCCGTGCGGGAGAACGCACCGCGCACGGACAACCAGTCCGGCCCCGTGGCCTGA
- a CDS encoding YegS/Rv2252/BmrU family lipid kinase, which yields MARMGLMINPTSGKNTGAQVGQQALSLLRDAGVEVLDLSASDARSAVEQGRAAIGSGAIDRLVVGGGDGMVHLGANLCAGTPVALGVIAAGTGNDIARELGLPVRDAAASVQRILSGSTRRVDVARYTTAAGEQRCFLGVLAAGFDAVVNERANELTWPKGPMRYNLAILRELPVFRAIPYTLVLDGERIDTEAMLVAVGNGPAYGGGMRVTPDASFDDGLLDVLILRKISTLEFLRVFPRVFKGTHVSHPAVQIRRARTVTLEAKGIVSYADGERFAPLPMSMEVVPGALTVLA from the coding sequence ATGGCACGCATGGGTCTGATGATCAACCCGACCTCGGGCAAGAACACGGGGGCGCAGGTCGGTCAGCAGGCCCTGTCGCTGCTGCGGGACGCCGGGGTGGAGGTCCTCGACCTCAGTGCGTCCGATGCCCGCAGCGCCGTGGAGCAGGGCAGGGCCGCCATCGGGTCCGGCGCCATCGACCGGCTCGTCGTGGGCGGCGGGGACGGCATGGTGCACCTGGGTGCGAACCTGTGTGCGGGCACGCCGGTGGCCCTCGGGGTCATCGCGGCCGGCACCGGCAACGACATCGCCCGCGAGCTGGGGTTGCCGGTGCGCGACGCGGCCGCCTCGGTGCAGCGCATCCTGTCCGGCAGCACCCGCCGGGTCGACGTCGCGCGGTACACCACGGCCGCCGGTGAGCAGAGGTGCTTCCTCGGGGTGCTCGCCGCCGGCTTCGACGCCGTGGTCAACGAGCGCGCCAACGAGCTGACCTGGCCCAAGGGCCCGATGCGCTACAACCTCGCGATCCTGCGCGAGCTGCCGGTGTTCCGGGCCATCCCGTACACCCTCGTGCTGGACGGTGAGCGCATCGACACCGAGGCGATGCTCGTCGCCGTCGGCAACGGGCCCGCGTACGGCGGTGGCATGCGGGTCACCCCGGACGCGTCCTTCGACGACGGGCTGCTCGACGTGCTCATCCTGCGCAAGATCTCCACGCTCGAGTTCCTGCGCGTCTTCCCGAGGGTGTTCAAGGGCACCCACGTGAGCCATCCCGCCGTGCAGATCCGCAGGGCGCGCACGGTGACCCTCGAGGCCAAGGGCATCGTCTCCTACGCCGACGGCGAGCGGTTCGCCCCGCTGCCGATGAGCATGGAGGTCGTGCCCGGCGCGCTCACCGTCCTCGCCTGA
- a CDS encoding aspartate:alanine exchanger family transporter yields MNTTFTLLAEHPLLLLAVLLAFGAALGHVRVKGVHLGPAAVLFAALGVSAWAASVDVDLEIPEVIGTFGLVLFTYTVGVVSGTHFFSSLRRGWPTMLVVAGALSLVGAIAVVVGRILGIGGGTIAGAYAGALTNTPALAAASARAADPAAPTVGYSITYLGGVILMLAVAAWSLRRPGGESRREEIGHETIRVEATDPITVDALSAAHGRAITVSRLKHAHAANPTMVPADTEVIGHNDLVTVVGPRDVLDAVARQLGHVSSHDIVADRADLDYRRITLSTKSLVGHTIGELDLDARFGAAVTRVRRGDLDLVAHDTFVLAMGDRVRVIAPRDQMAAVSAYLGDSDRGMSDINVGGLALGLATGMALGLVHVPTPGGGFTVGAAAGTLLVGLVFGRLGRVGPVITSMSHGAAQSLSALGMVTFLAYAGVRAGRTITEALASDSGWKVAVLGLVLTASAAALLVLGVHVLRKLTWLETAGALAGSQTQPAILAYVNDKTGYDTRVGVAYALVYPVAMIAKIIVAQVLAGLG; encoded by the coding sequence GTGAACACGACATTCACCCTCCTGGCCGAACACCCCCTCCTCCTGCTCGCGGTGTTGCTCGCGTTCGGCGCGGCACTGGGGCACGTGCGCGTCAAGGGGGTGCACCTCGGGCCGGCTGCCGTGCTGTTCGCGGCGCTGGGGGTCTCCGCCTGGGCGGCCTCGGTGGACGTCGACCTGGAGATCCCCGAGGTCATCGGCACGTTCGGCCTCGTGCTCTTCACGTACACCGTGGGTGTCGTCTCGGGCACCCACTTCTTCTCGTCGCTGCGCCGGGGCTGGCCGACGATGCTCGTCGTCGCAGGTGCGCTCTCGCTCGTCGGCGCCATCGCCGTGGTCGTCGGTCGCATCCTCGGCATCGGGGGCGGCACGATCGCCGGTGCGTACGCCGGTGCCCTCACCAACACCCCCGCGCTCGCCGCGGCATCCGCCCGCGCTGCCGACCCGGCAGCCCCGACGGTCGGGTACTCCATCACCTACCTCGGCGGCGTCATCCTGATGCTCGCCGTTGCCGCCTGGTCGCTGCGTCGCCCCGGCGGCGAGTCGCGGCGCGAGGAGATCGGCCACGAGACGATCCGCGTCGAGGCGACCGACCCCATCACCGTCGACGCCCTGTCAGCAGCCCACGGCCGGGCGATCACCGTGTCGCGGCTCAAGCACGCGCACGCCGCGAACCCGACCATGGTGCCCGCCGACACCGAGGTGATCGGACACAACGACCTCGTCACCGTCGTCGGCCCACGTGACGTGCTGGATGCCGTGGCTCGCCAGCTCGGTCACGTCTCGTCCCACGACATCGTCGCCGACCGGGCGGACCTGGACTATCGGCGCATCACGCTGTCGACCAAGTCCCTCGTCGGGCACACCATCGGCGAGCTCGACCTCGACGCGCGGTTCGGCGCAGCGGTGACGCGTGTGCGGCGCGGCGACCTCGACCTCGTCGCCCACGACACCTTCGTGCTCGCCATGGGCGACCGGGTGCGGGTCATCGCCCCCCGGGACCAGATGGCCGCCGTCAGCGCCTACCTCGGCGACAGCGACCGGGGCATGTCCGACATCAACGTCGGGGGGCTGGCCCTCGGGCTCGCGACCGGCATGGCGCTCGGGCTCGTGCACGTGCCCACTCCCGGCGGCGGCTTCACGGTCGGCGCTGCTGCCGGCACCCTGCTCGTCGGCCTCGTCTTCGGCCGGCTGGGTCGGGTCGGGCCGGTCATCACCTCCATGTCCCACGGCGCGGCGCAGTCGCTCTCGGCCCTCGGGATGGTCACGTTCCTCGCGTATGCCGGGGTGCGCGCCGGTCGGACCATCACCGAGGCGTTGGCGTCGGACTCGGGCTGGAAGGTGGCCGTGCTGGGACTGGTGCTCACGGCATCCGCCGCCGCACTCCTCGTACTCGGCGTCCATGTGCTGCGCAAGCTGACCTGGCTGGAGACCGCCGGGGCGCTAGCCGGCTCGCAGACCCAGCCGGCGATCCTCGCCTACGTCAACGACAAGACCGGCTACGACACCCGCGTCGGCGTGGCCTACGCGCTCGTCTACCCCGTGGCGATGATCGCGAAGATCATCGTGGCCCAGGTGCTCGCCGGCCTCGGCTGA
- a CDS encoding Lrp/AsnC family transcriptional regulator, with protein MEDLDRRIIELLAQDGRISYTDLGKSLGMSTSAVHQRVRRLEQRGVIKGYTAKVDHQALGRQITAFMSITPLDPAAPDDIPERLRELPQIEECHSVAGDENYILKVRVNTPAELEELIASVRGVANVSTRTTVVLSTPWE; from the coding sequence GTGGAAGACCTAGACCGGCGGATCATCGAGCTCCTGGCCCAGGACGGGCGGATCAGCTACACCGATCTGGGGAAGTCCTTGGGCATGTCCACCTCGGCCGTGCACCAGCGGGTGCGCAGGCTCGAGCAGCGTGGGGTGATCAAGGGGTACACGGCGAAGGTCGACCACCAGGCGCTCGGTCGTCAGATCACCGCCTTCATGTCGATCACCCCCCTGGACCCGGCCGCCCCGGACGACATCCCCGAGCGGCTGCGCGAGCTGCCACAGATCGAGGAGTGCCACTCGGTGGCCGGCGACGAGAACTACATCCTCAAGGTGCGGGTCAACACCCCGGCCGAGCTCGAGGAACTCATCGCGAGCGTGCGCGGGGTGGCCAACGTGTCGACGCGCACGACGGTGGTGCTGTCGACCCCTTGGGAGTAG
- a CDS encoding 5'-3' exonuclease has protein sequence MSSDAGGPGKLLLLDSASLYFRAFFGVPDQRRTPDEPPTNALRGFIDMIATLVTAHRPTHLVACWDDDWRPQWRVDLIPTYKTHRLVEGSAVAEESPDDLTPQVPLIRDALSALGIARLGSPGFEADDVIGTLTHRHRGVMPVDVVTGDRDLLQLVDDAHGIRVLYTGKGGVREPDIATQAYLQERYAVPTGEAYLEMSVLRGDTSDGLPGVKGIGDKTAAQLIAQYGSLAALREAIGSGDPAIKGARRLNLEAASDYLDVAPTVVRVAKDAALPDVDLTLPHAPADPAALQALADTYGVGNPVDRLLTALALPR, from the coding sequence ATGTCTTCTGACGCCGGTGGGCCCGGCAAGCTCCTCCTGCTGGACAGCGCCTCGCTGTACTTCCGCGCGTTCTTCGGGGTGCCCGACCAGCGACGCACGCCCGACGAGCCGCCGACGAACGCTCTGCGCGGCTTCATCGACATGATCGCCACCCTCGTGACGGCCCACCGCCCGACGCACCTCGTCGCCTGCTGGGACGACGACTGGCGACCGCAGTGGCGCGTCGACCTCATCCCGACGTACAAGACGCACCGGCTCGTCGAGGGCTCGGCCGTCGCGGAGGAGTCGCCCGACGACCTCACACCGCAGGTACCGCTGATCCGCGATGCGCTGAGCGCTCTCGGGATCGCCCGCCTCGGTTCGCCCGGGTTCGAGGCCGACGACGTCATCGGCACGCTGACCCACCGTCACCGGGGAGTCATGCCAGTCGACGTCGTGACCGGTGACCGCGACCTGCTCCAGCTCGTCGACGATGCACACGGCATCCGGGTCCTGTACACCGGCAAGGGTGGGGTGCGTGAGCCGGACATCGCGACCCAGGCCTACCTTCAGGAGCGCTACGCGGTGCCGACCGGTGAGGCCTACCTCGAGATGTCGGTGCTGCGCGGTGACACCAGCGACGGGTTGCCGGGGGTCAAGGGCATCGGCGACAAGACCGCGGCCCAGCTCATCGCGCAGTACGGCTCCCTGGCGGCCCTGCGGGAGGCGATCGGGAGCGGTGACCCCGCCATCAAGGGGGCCCGCCGACTCAACCTCGAAGCGGCATCCGACTACCTCGACGTCGCCCCGACAGTGGTGCGGGTGGCCAAGGATGCCGCCCTCCCGGACGTCGACCTCACCCTCCCCCACGCGCCGGCGGACCCCGCCGCGCTCCAGGCACTCGCCGACACGTACGGAGTCGGCAACCCGGTCGACCGCCTCCTGACTGCGCTCGCCCTCCCCCGCTGA